The genomic stretch CAGTGACTCTCCACATCACATGAGCTGAGGCAAGTTCCCCTCagcttccccacccaccccctcccattCCAGACCCAGGAGGCACCTTTTAAAAAGTTCTGGGCGCCATCCAGGCACTCCGGTGAGAGCTCATTGTCAGCAAAAGAGCCCAGCAGCTCGCTGACAATGATGTCTGCCTTCTCCGGAGCTACCCACTCCCGCATGTCCGAGGAGACGACGGTCACCTGGCTGCCCCACTCTTCAAACTGCCAGTTCTCTAGCCTGAAATGAAGATGAAGCTGGTGAGAGATGCTGAAGCCAAACTGGCCCCAGGCACTGGGCTCCCAACCAGCTGGCCACAACTCACGTCACCACAGCGTTTGGATTCTTCTCGACGGCGTACAGCTTTATCCGTCGGTCAGCTTGCTTGGCTGCCCGCAGGGAAGCGTTCACCAGCGGACCCCGGCCTgctcccagcaccatcagcacCCTAGGAGAGAGAAGGGGCCAAGCAAACTAAGCACCCAAAGAAATGTGCATGCAAGGCCCTGAAGGTGGCAAGGGAAAGTACCCACTGGACATTGGAATCCTTCTCCTCTTCTGGTACCCGGTCCAGCAGGCATTTATAGATGgcctgggagaaagagagacctcaTGGCTGTGATTCTACCCTCACCCaggtcagcctggccctgtgctttGCCCAGCCTGGGCCCACTGTACCTGCTGATACTGAGAGTATTTGATGGGGTCCTTTTCAAATACTTCATAGGTCTGAGACTCCAGATTGTCCATCAAGGGCTGAcagtgaatcaaaggacaaatGCAAATGAAGCTGCTGACAGAGCCCAATGCATCAGAACACCAACTACTTCCCATGACCTCCCACGAGCTCTTTCCCAGGGCATCCCCAGCCCACCTGCAGAGGTGACTGCAGATAGTCTTCATAGCCCTTGGCAAAGAGTTCATAGGCATTGGGCGGAGGGCGGTTCTGGCTTAAGTATTCCAAGTATTGGAGGTAGGAACAGAACTCCTTCTCTGAATGGTGGTTGGTGCCGGTGATGATAAACTGCACCTCCAGCTATGAGGGAAGTCAGAGTATTAGATGCAGTTTGCACACCAACATTCTGGGACATTCTGGTCTAAAGCCAAAGAGCCTCAGCGTCAAATAAAGCCCAAGTCAACAGTTTTCCAGTGCCTGTCCCAAATGCCATAACGTGGCTCAAGAAACTTCCAGGGCCTTCTTAAGCTACCTAAGAAGTAGGTACAAAGTACAATGGATCCTTACTGCAAACTTCCTAAACAGAACCCCATAGGGTCCAGTTCCCTTTCAACGGTTGCTAGTCCTCCCAAGGACATCTGCTTCTTGTAACCTCACAGCCCCAACCTTGGCTGAAATTGCCTCAAAAGGAAAAGTCACCTCTAAGAAACACGTGATATATAAGAAGTTAAAAAATACAGCTGGTCTACCTTTAGAATCCTTCAACCACCACCTACCTTAAGCAGGCGGAAGATCAGCCTCTGGTGCATCTTAGAAAGAACAGGAAATCCCTTCTTATTGGTCAAGAAAATGCTGGTGGGAAGAATGGCTGCTTTGATGGGCTCCCCAAGCCAACGATCAATGACGTGGTTAGATGGGAGGTCGGCCCCAATTTCAAGAGCTACAAAGGAACAGAAAGAGCTGCCAACTGTCGACAGGCGAGAAACCCTTCCTCGCTCCTTTGTGTTATGATATCCCTGAGCTCGGCACAGGGCAAGTGGTGGTGCTTGCTTGGTACAGACAAGGCGACTGATTCTGGCTCCCAGAAACCACAGGAAGACTATTGATGCCAGGGCCCTGGTGGACTTACCAACAGCAATCCTCTTGCTATAGTCACACAGAGTTCGGAAGTTGTGCCACCTATCCagagtcagacacagaaaaatacaaacacatgTGACGCACTGACCGCCACAGCTCAAGGCGGCTTTCGGCCAGGCCCCATCCTGTGCCTCCCCAGAGCAACCACAAAAGAAGACATACCACATCCACGTCTTCTCCTCCCCGCTGTACTCCTCTGTGTGGGGAGTTGGCGCATTCTCAATTATATCATCTCTCAGGTCCTCGGGGGCCACCAAGGGCACACGCATCCAGAACTGCACATCAACAGGTGTTCTCTCAGAACTtggccttgaactcactgggtcCAGTAAGCACCCAAGAATTAAAGACCGGGATCCAAATCTCAAATTAACCCTGCTACATGGTTTTCCTAGtttgtgattttccccatgtatCCTGTAAATGCACATACCTGCCTTGGCTTTCAACTATTAAGTTTCCAGAAAGAATTATGTGTTTTATACATTTTGAAACTGTGTGTTGGCAGGGGCGTGAGCAGTGTTACTTGCAGTTTGCCAAATGCCCCTGCACTGACTTGGTAGACCCGAGCAGGTCCTGAACAGAGCCTAACTCCCAAGCCAAAATGCAGCAGAATAGCAAGCTCTTCAGCCATACCATGGAGGAGTGGTGGCCGGTGTGGATGTGGTTGGTCAAAACTCTGGCCAGGTTTGTGTTATCCTCCTGATTAAGGGGCAGCAGGAAAGCCGGTAGACCCAGATAGGCCCCAAAATTCAGCTCCTGTAACATGGCCTGGaatggagaagagaaaaaaaaaatgttaagagttGACTTTCCAAATAACTTTCATTGACTTTTACTGATTGATCAACCAAGTTATGGAGGAGGGGGTAaaaaacacccccccccccgcccagccTGGTTATAGATGGTATCTTTAAAAACAGCCTCTAGTGAAGAGATCCACAGTCTTACCGCCTCAGAGTTCCTGCGGATCTTCTCCACTTTGGAGTCTGGTCGGATCCATGGAGAAAGCTTTCCCACAATGAGCGTATTCCAGTCTGTACTCCCCCACCCaggaaagacaaaaatcaaaTGAGGTTCAGCACTTTATTTGTGCAACTTCTAGTTCTCGGTGGGGAACAGAAAGTAGAGAGCCaaaagatatttgctgtcacagACATGGGATATAGCTTGTTGCAGAATGGGTAAAATGGGtaatggctcttttttttttcaacgcaAATAAGCAAAGAGATTAGAAGAATTCTCTATATCCCAGGGGCTCACCATTATAGCCAAGTCAGAAAAGGAGAAGAATGAGGGCTCTGATAAGCTACAAGTTGGTACTGCTGCTAATAAGTTAAGGGGCATATGGGATTGTCCCTACCCCTTCCTGACAGCAGTAGGTCTGAGCGTGTCTGGGGGCCAGGCCGATTCTTAGCAGGTTCCTGAGTGAACTCCCTCTTGAAACGCGGGTGGAAGACAGGCATGCAGAGGAAATCAAACCTACAACCGCGATAGACCCAGAATCATCAGGTAAAGAGAGCGGTAGTGCTCGCAGATCCAAGCAACTGGACTCAAGCTAGCCCAACTTTGCACAGCCCTTTCGGAGGCTCCAGagtgcagcccagcctgggacTCAACACCGCCCTGCACTGTGCCTCAACTTCTCCCCCAAAATCACAGCCAAAAGATGAGTAAGGAAAACCGAAGGAAACCCACGCCAACTCGTATTATTGCTCCTCTGCTGTCTCTGACTTTCTGGGGTGGTCCCGTTCAGATCTGCCCCGGTCCAGCCTACACTTGTCCTCCCCGAAAATTAACCTCTTCTCATGTTTGCCCCCAACACTTCCCCTTACTCCCGGAGCCCTGCGATACTGGCTGCAGGCTCCCCTGTTTGAGTTTACCCAACAACTCCCCCGACTTCTGGACTCAGTGGCCATACAACTCCCTTAAGTTTCTATTCCGGGAGGCGAGGCTTCTCCCCTCAGGAGTAAAGGTTTTCTCACGCCCCCATCCTACCCGATCCCCTCATCCCTGCCTCTCTGGGCAGGGTAGCTTTCCGGTCCTCGAGTTCGGACCCTGCCTCCCCCGCTCACGGAGGTCCGGCCCTCACCCCTGCTTGGCCACAGCCCCCAGTGTGTCAGCTATTTCAGGGACGCAATTGAGGTCCCTCCCGCTGGACACGCGGCTCCCACCGGCAGTCCCGACCGCCATCGCCGCCATCTTTTCCCTCGCGCCGTCCACGCCGGGATTCCTTGATGTTAGCAACCAATCACAAAGCTGAACAAGGTCCCGAGGAGGCGGGACGAGTCGCCTTAACAACCAGGGCGTCCTCCACAGCCCCGGAGCCGGAGCCGGAGGCGTGGAAAGCGACTCTTGCCGCCAATCCGCGGGCTGTACCGTGACGTACGGTGTGGCTCCTGCGGAACCACCAATCCCGGGGTCAGGTTCGTCGCGAACCTGAATCTCCCAGAATGCTTTGTACAACCGCAGGAAAACTCCAAAGGACTACACGTCCCATGAAACCCCGCAGTATCAGCTTGAAGAATCATCATGGAGCCGAGCGTCGGTGTCTCGGGGCCAGTGGCGCAATGGATAACGCGTCTGACTACGGATCAGAAGATTCCAGGTTCGACTCCTGGCTGGCTCGTTGGGACTGGTACTCCTTTATTGCAACCCTTCCTTGTAAAGGGTGCTTAGCAGTGTTTCATTTATAGCCTCCGTTTTGTTTCCATTCTCTGTGAGaaggttgtttttgttgttttttgtttttttaacttcacCCTCTAGTTTGTCACGTCCGGAGTTATTTGTGTTCTACGGCCATGCTAACCTTTTCTGTCACCTCTTTGAAGGGTGTTTCTTGACCCAAGAAAACTGGATGCATGGCTGGTGCAAAGAGAAGACTTGTCCCCTTACTcatgttatatatatttatttactgtcACGTGTTTAAATAGATTGTGATAGCAAAGACACTCGTTCCTGCCATCGCTGGCTCATACACAAAGGCTGTAAAGCAACAAGGCACACTCATCGCCGCTTGAAAGAGAAACAATTCTTGGTGAGGGCAAAACAATTTTGCCCTTTCAGTAGCTGCTGGAGTAacggaaaaggaagaaaggaagcgaAGGAAGACGTAGAGAGGGCACATGGAGACTCTTGAAGGCAGGGAGTCCATAGGCTCTGAGGAGTGGAGAGGCAGCTGCAGCACCGGGGGCCCTGAATTTAGGGTCCGCCTGGCTGGGGCCCAGAAGTTGTCAAGGTGATAGTCCCGGGTCTGTCCCGGAAGTCAGGAGAAAGGACAAAAAGCAGGATTTGGGTCTGGACGTGCTGAGCTGGGCGCCTAGGGGGCGCTGTGTCATAGAGAGTTGGCTGAAGCGTGTTCTGAACCTGATAGCATGTGGAACTTGCCAGAAGAAAGGTAATGAATGCCTCCCTGAGAGTGATGACCTGAGATGACCACAGGCCCGTGCGGGAGCAGACACCCGGGAAACGGGGAAGGGATGCGGGAGGAGTGAGCGCCGAGGACTCCACGGTCCAGTGTAAGACTCCAAAAGGTGAAGAGCTCCCAACGAAGAGCTGTGGATTCTAAGGGGTTGGAGATGCTTGTGccttattattgttgttgttattaacaGTCAGACCTTTTCCTACTTCTGGGCCCCATTCAGGACGCCGAATTACATTTAATTGCCATGTTGCCTTTGGCTCCTCTTGGCTATGACAGTTTCTCCAATGTCCCTTGTTTTGGGTGATCTTGGTAGCCAGGTGTTTCGTAGAAAACCGCTCCGTTGGCATTTGTCTGATGTTCTCATGAGTCAGCGGGGCTTATGTGTTCGTGGAAGGAAGGTCATGCAGGGAAAATACCATTTTCATCACGTCACGCAAAGGGCACGTGCTTCCCACGTGACTAATGCTGTTGGGGTTGCCCGTGATCACCTGGGAGAAATAGGGTTCATCAGGTTTCCCTCATGGGCAGGGATTATCTCCCACCCCAACTTCCTCCAACTGTTCTCTCTGGGGTGAAGTGACTGGCCCTGACTCACTCAGAGAAAGGGGAGTTGGGCTCTCCCTCCCTCAGGGATCGGTGGAATTCTTTCCAGGTCCTAGTAGTACGTAGCTGTCCACAGGAAGTGGGTACTTACATTTTCTGAGGTAAGAACTgttgagcctgtgtgtgtgtgcgcgcgttcCCTGCCCCAGCTGTGACCACCCAAACTCTCCGAGCTGCAGAATGTTTATTAGATGTTGCTACGGCTTCAGAAGCTGATTATCTGGGTTGTGGACCATCTGTGCTCCTGGCAGCTCACGCTTGATATCAGTCCGATGGCTTGCTCTGTTGGTTAACTAACCCATCcatgggtgagagagagagaaaaatctagaaAGCAATAGCATCCATCCTGCCATCCGTTTAAATAATTTGCAAAGAatctgtggtttaaaaaaaaaagcttagaatAATTTCTGACTGaccttaaatttctttttgtctGGGTGGTCTTTGCTTCTTTATGCAAAGTGGTCTCAGGTGTGTGGCAGGCATCCACGTCCTACTGTGCTTGCCTTGCCTGTAGCGCTTGCTTGTGCCATGAAGAATAATAGCATGTGAGTGTGGGCCTGCGTCTGTACCCTGCAGAGGAGCAAGAAGAGAAGGactgaggaagaaacagagaagcccACAGTACCGGGCCTTGTGTGCCAGGCATGAAGTCCAAGCTGCTGTGGTCTGTCCCGGGCTTGCCTTTCCAGACTCTGCCCTTGACACTGAACACCTGTGCTCACCGTTACACCACTGCAGGGCGTCCTTGGCTGCAATGAAAATGTAGGGAAATGGTCAAACGCTAGGGCAGATACCCTGACTGGCTGAGAGAAATACTTTCCCATTCTCCAACGGGCCAGAGCATAACAGCATAAATCCAGGAGATTTTCTGGAAGGTGACAGGTACCTACTGGCCCATTCTCCCACTGAGCTGACAAGTACTTCTCACCTTCGAGCCTACTACTTGCACTTGATCCTGAGTTTGTGTCCTTGGTTAAATAGCTAGGCCATTTTAAACCTTgttttccccttcctcccccagTGCTTGCATGCCTCCCTCCCCTGTCCCACCTTCACTCACCTCTGAGCCGGCCCAGCCAGCCGCACTTGTCAACACCAAAGAACTGACCTGTTTGACCCTCCCACCGCTCCAAATTGCTTCCTCACAATCAAAGCTGTCCTCCAGCTACAAAAGTGGCCGAGTTACTGAGGCAAAATAATCTGTGCCAATTTGCATTCTCTTCCTTGTCATCTTTATTATACAGTATTTATCTGTCAAGCTGAATAGAAAGCAGGAACTGTTCAGAACCTAGAAAAAGATGGAAAAGTACTCAGTTTATTTATGAAATCAGAGCACATTTAATAACAAAACCTGTCAGAAATAGCACCCCAAAAGAGCCATCCAAATAGCACCCCAAAAAAGCCCTCTACCAATCTCATTAttgatctaaaaagaaaaaaaaaatcccaacaataTTGGCCTGGTAATTATATAACACAACCAATTAGGATTTATCCCAGTAATTTCCACAAGATTATACATTACAAAGTTTATTTCATAAACCAGgtcaaaaataaacaagaaaaatatttgatCATGTTTTACTCATCAAAGAAGAAAACATGGTGACTCAACACCACTTACTCTAAACATTCTTCAATTAATCCTACTCTTTATATCATATATGTACAAATATGAAATCAGCAACCTATATAAAGATAAAGCGAAGTGAGAATGTCGAGTTTAATCATCAGGTTGCTTCATATTATTCTGAAAAATCCAATCCAGTAAGACTGGAAATGGAAAAACAGGTATTGTAACTTTTGGAAAAGGAGAGGTAAATTAATCATTGTTTGTAGATGAAATGATGGGATATGTAGAAAATCCAaggaaatcaattttttaaatgatgagaaTTAATAATGGAATGCAGGGTTGTCACTTGAGGCAAGGAGATATGAAATAAATCTGTAGCTTTGTTTCCTACTGAAAGGAACCAGTTGGGAGATATAATTAATAAAGTATTTTAAGGTAACAACCATTAAGAGCATGGCCTTAGGAACCAGATGACCCATTTACCATTCAGTGTAACCCCACCTCTTCTGGCCTCACTTTCCCTTCATTAAATGAGAAGGTTGGCCCAGCAACTTGGAGGTATAGCATGCTAATCTTTTACCTACGGCATAAACATCCAATAtaggtgccagcttgtgtcctggctgctccacttactgtcGAGTTCCAAAGGCAACAGAGGTGTATGGCTCAGGTCCCTGAACccctgcattcctggctcccagcttcaatccagcccagctttggccatggcagtcatttggagagtgaaccagtagagggaaga from Ochotona princeps isolate mOchPri1 chromosome 6, mOchPri1.hap1, whole genome shotgun sequence encodes the following:
- the PRMT5 gene encoding protein arginine N-methyltransferase 5 isoform X1, whose protein sequence is MAAMAVGTAGGSRVSSGRDLNCVPEIADTLGAVAKQGFDFLCMPVFHPRFKREFTQEPAKNRPGPQTRSDLLLSGRDWNTLIVGKLSPWIRPDSKVEKIRRNSEAAMLQELNFGAYLGLPAFLLPLNQEDNTNLARVLTNHIHTGHHSSMFWMRVPLVAPEDLRDDIIENAPTPHTEEYSGEEKTWMWWHNFRTLCDYSKRIAVALEIGADLPSNHVIDRWLGEPIKAAILPTSIFLTNKKGFPVLSKMHQRLIFRLLKLEVQFIITGTNHHSEKEFCSYLQYLEYLSQNRPPPNAYELFAKGYEDYLQSPLQPLMDNLESQTYEVFEKDPIKYSQYQQAIYKCLLDRVPEEEKDSNVQVLMVLGAGRGPLVNASLRAAKQADRRIKLYAVEKNPNAVVTLENWQFEEWGSQVTVVSSDMREWVAPEKADIIVSELLGSFADNELSPECLDGAQNFLKDDGVSIPGEYTSFLAPISSSKLYNEVRACREKDRDPEAQFEMPYVVRLHNFHQLSAPQPCFTFSHPNRDPMIDNNRYCTLEFPVEVNTVLHGFAGYFETVLYQDITLSIRPETHSPGMFSWFPILFPIKQPITVREGQTICVRFWRCSNSKKVWYEWAVTAPVCSAIHNPTGRSYTIGL
- the PRMT5 gene encoding protein arginine N-methyltransferase 5 isoform X2, encoding MLQELNFGAYLGLPAFLLPLNQEDNTNLARVLTNHIHTGHHSSMFWMRVPLVAPEDLRDDIIENAPTPHTEEYSGEEKTWMWWHNFRTLCDYSKRIAVALEIGADLPSNHVIDRWLGEPIKAAILPTSIFLTNKKGFPVLSKMHQRLIFRLLKLEVQFIITGTNHHSEKEFCSYLQYLEYLSQNRPPPNAYELFAKGYEDYLQSPLQPLMDNLESQTYEVFEKDPIKYSQYQQAIYKCLLDRVPEEEKDSNVQVLMVLGAGRGPLVNASLRAAKQADRRIKLYAVEKNPNAVVTLENWQFEEWGSQVTVVSSDMREWVAPEKADIIVSELLGSFADNELSPECLDGAQNFLKDDGVSIPGEYTSFLAPISSSKLYNEVRACREKDRDPEAQFEMPYVVRLHNFHQLSAPQPCFTFSHPNRDPMIDNNRYCTLEFPVEVNTVLHGFAGYFETVLYQDITLSIRPETHSPGMFSWFPILFPIKQPITVREGQTICVRFWRCSNSKKVWYEWAVTAPVCSAIHNPTGRSYTIGL